Proteins found in one Massilia sp. H6 genomic segment:
- a CDS encoding sulfite reductase subunit alpha: protein MTSFEPMRWGSALILLAAYLAMCLAIWRAHHARNTGREHTHAHAGSADWLVVYASQTGSAEYLAERTAAMLSTGGLAARAVCVSRIDSAALAAASRVLLVASTYGEGDAPDAAARFAGISMAGRPALGHLHYAVLALGDSTYANYCGFGRALDGWLAAQGASALFERIDVDRGDASALAQWQHQVSRLAGTSDAPDWQAPAYGNWRIASRSLLNPGSAGAPLYRLALVAIDGALPAWEAGDLAQVSVPADPDHPREYSIASLPTEGRLELLVRLQRRSDASLGAASGWLCTGAASHDVIRLRIRAHQRFRLNDNAGRALVAIGNGSGLAGLRALLKARIDAGRGDNWLLFGERNAAHDFLYREELQGWLATGCLARLDMAFSRDQAQARYVQHLVSEQAQTLRQWIADGAAIYVCGSLQGMAGGVHDALREVLGTACIEHLAAEGRYRRDVY from the coding sequence ATGACGAGCTTCGAGCCCATGCGCTGGGGCAGCGCGCTTATCCTGCTTGCCGCCTACCTGGCCATGTGCCTGGCGATCTGGCGCGCCCACCACGCGCGCAACACCGGCCGCGAGCACACCCACGCGCATGCCGGCAGCGCCGACTGGCTGGTGGTGTACGCCAGCCAGACCGGCAGCGCCGAATACCTGGCCGAACGCACCGCCGCCATGCTCTCCACCGGCGGCCTGGCGGCGCGCGCCGTGTGCGTCTCGCGCATCGACAGTGCCGCACTGGCTGCGGCCAGCCGCGTCCTGCTCGTCGCCAGCACCTATGGCGAGGGCGATGCTCCCGATGCCGCCGCGCGCTTTGCCGGCATCAGCATGGCGGGCAGGCCAGCACTGGGACACCTGCACTACGCGGTGCTGGCGCTGGGCGACAGCACCTATGCCAACTACTGCGGCTTTGGCCGCGCCCTCGACGGCTGGCTCGCCGCCCAGGGCGCCAGCGCGCTGTTCGAACGCATCGACGTCGATCGCGGCGACGCGTCCGCGCTGGCGCAATGGCAGCACCAGGTCAGCCGCCTTGCCGGCACCAGCGATGCGCCCGACTGGCAAGCACCGGCCTACGGCAACTGGCGTATCGCCAGCCGCAGCCTGCTCAACCCGGGCAGCGCCGGCGCCCCGCTGTACCGGCTCGCGCTGGTAGCGATCGATGGCGCCCTGCCCGCATGGGAAGCCGGCGACCTGGCGCAGGTAAGCGTGCCGGCCGACCCGGACCATCCGCGCGAGTACTCGATCGCCTCGCTGCCCACCGAGGGTCGGCTCGAACTGCTGGTGCGCCTGCAGCGCCGCAGCGATGCCAGCCTGGGCGCGGCATCAGGCTGGCTATGCACCGGCGCGGCAAGCCATGATGTGATTCGCCTGCGCATCCGCGCGCACCAGCGCTTTCGCCTCAACGACAATGCCGGACGTGCGCTGGTTGCGATCGGCAACGGCAGCGGCCTGGCAGGGCTGCGCGCGCTGCTCAAGGCGCGCATCGACGCTGGCAGGGGCGACAACTGGCTGCTGTTTGGCGAGCGCAACGCGGCCCACGATTTTCTCTACCGCGAAGAGCTGCAGGGCTGGCTGGCCACTGGCTGCCTGGCCCGGCTCGACATGGCGTTCTCGCGCGACCAGGCACAGGCGCGCTATGTGCAGCATCTGGTAAGCGAGCAGGCCCAAACGCTCAGGCAGTGGATCGCAGACGGCGCCGCAATCTATGTGTGCGGCAGCCTGCAGGGCATGGCCGGCGGCGTGCATGATGCCTTGCGCGAGGTGCTCGGTACAGCCTGCATCGAGCACCTGGCCGCCGAAGGACGCTACCGCCGCGACGTGTATTGA
- a CDS encoding ATP-binding protein: MTFSIGHRLFLSVLLAILAVAASAVYLLRQNVLAGFGEYAVGIELDRLDELSGALAARYRATGSWQFLPGGDARRSWIASELAGLQQQRQLRAHALPALPSPPSPPSPLSPDSPPSPESPAGPVASAPATLPAPPAPPAPPAPPAPPAMPLPGPPVDMLPTAPGAEGVTFDLHQRVTLLDANGAYLAGRLPGQEDAARRAIVVDGRTAGYLGVARSHQPSDAMALAFLNGLRSSLWQIVALAVALSALAATLLARHFRQPIGRLAEGAAALAGGRYEVRLAATRSDELGQLARHFNALAQQLDSAEAARRQWVADTSHELRTPLAVLRAQLEALQDGVRSATPETLESMLRQVLALNKLIGELYTLACADVGALDCKPGAVDLWQLAAQHAGACEARLQAAGLVLELGTAPPAQLAWCDPERVRQVLDNLFENSLRYTDPGGRIALHARLAGTRIELVVDDSAPGVPGAALARLGERFYRVDASRSRAHGGAGLGLALCRRILEAQGGSLSFTDSPLGGLRATLSLPLAQHSA, encoded by the coding sequence GTGACATTTTCTATCGGCCACCGCCTGTTTCTCTCCGTCTTGCTGGCCATCCTCGCGGTGGCGGCCAGTGCCGTCTATCTGCTGCGCCAGAACGTGCTGGCCGGATTCGGCGAATACGCGGTCGGCATCGAACTCGACCGCCTCGACGAGCTCTCCGGCGCCCTGGCCGCGCGCTACCGCGCGACAGGCAGCTGGCAGTTCCTGCCAGGCGGCGACGCGCGGCGCAGCTGGATTGCCAGCGAACTGGCAGGCCTGCAACAACAAAGGCAACTCCGGGCCCACGCGCTTCCTGCCCTACCGTCGCCGCCGTCGCCGCCTTCGCCACTCTCGCCCGATTCGCCGCCTTCGCCGGAGTCGCCAGCAGGCCCAGTTGCCTCAGCCCCGGCCACCCTGCCGGCACCACCTGCGCCACCTGCGCCACCTGCGCCGCCCGCCCCGCCAGCCATGCCGCTGCCGGGGCCGCCCGTCGACATGCTGCCCACGGCGCCGGGCGCCGAAGGCGTCACCTTCGACCTGCACCAACGCGTCACGCTGCTGGACGCCAACGGCGCCTACCTGGCCGGGCGCCTGCCCGGCCAGGAGGACGCCGCGCGGCGCGCCATCGTGGTCGACGGCCGCACCGCCGGCTATCTCGGCGTCGCGCGCAGCCACCAGCCGAGCGACGCGATGGCGCTCGCCTTTCTGAACGGCTTGCGCAGCAGCCTGTGGCAGATCGTGGCGCTGGCGGTGGCACTGAGCGCCCTGGCTGCCACCCTGCTGGCGCGCCATTTCCGGCAGCCGATCGGGCGCCTGGCCGAGGGCGCCGCGGCGCTCGCGGGTGGCCGCTACGAGGTGCGCCTGGCGGCAACCCGCAGCGATGAACTGGGCCAGCTGGCGCGCCACTTCAACGCGCTCGCCCAGCAGCTCGACAGCGCCGAGGCGGCGCGGCGCCAATGGGTAGCCGATACCTCGCACGAGCTGCGCACCCCGCTGGCCGTGTTGCGCGCGCAGCTCGAGGCCCTGCAGGACGGGGTGCGCAGCGCCACCCCGGAAACGCTCGAATCGATGCTGCGCCAGGTGCTGGCGCTGAACAAGCTGATCGGCGAACTGTATACGCTGGCCTGCGCCGACGTTGGCGCGCTCGACTGCAAGCCCGGCGCGGTCGACCTGTGGCAGCTCGCCGCTCAGCATGCCGGGGCCTGCGAGGCGCGCCTGCAGGCCGCGGGGCTGGTGCTGGAACTGGGCACGGCCCCGCCCGCGCAGCTGGCCTGGTGCGACCCCGAGCGCGTACGCCAGGTGCTCGACAACCTGTTCGAGAACAGCCTGCGCTATACCGACCCGGGCGGGCGCATCGCCCTGCACGCGCGCCTGGCTGGCACCCGGATCGAGCTGGTCGTCGACGACAGCGCGCCGGGCGTGCCAGGCGCAGCCCTGGCGCGCCTGGGCGAGCGCTTCTATCGGGTGGACGCTTCGCGCAGCCGCGCGCATGGCGGCGCCGGGCTCGGACTGGCGCTGTGCCGCCGCATCCTCGAGGCGCAGGGCGGCAGCTTGAGCTTCACCGATTCGCCACTCGGCGGCCTGCGCGCGACGCTGTCGCTGCCGCTGGCGCAGCACAGCGCATGA
- a CDS encoding response regulator — MTRSIMIVEDEPELAALVADYARAAGYAPLVCADGLAALAAIRAQPPALVVLDLMLPGLDGLSLCRELRAFSAVPVLMITARVEESDRLLGLELGADDYLCKPFSPRELMARIKAILRRSSAGVTAPRALAIDEAARRAVIHGQALELTPSEFAILAALARRPGQALSRAQLLDAARADSLEATDRAIDSHIKNLRRKIEAAAPGLDAIGSVYGLGYRCEL; from the coding sequence ATGACCCGGTCCATCATGATCGTCGAAGACGAGCCGGAACTGGCGGCGCTGGTCGCCGACTATGCACGCGCGGCCGGCTATGCGCCGCTCGTGTGCGCCGACGGCCTGGCGGCGCTGGCCGCCATCCGCGCCCAACCGCCGGCACTGGTGGTGCTCGACCTGATGCTGCCCGGGCTCGACGGCCTGTCGCTGTGCCGCGAGCTGCGCGCCTTCAGCGCCGTGCCGGTGCTGATGATCACCGCGCGGGTCGAGGAAAGCGACCGCCTGCTGGGACTGGAACTCGGGGCCGACGACTACCTGTGCAAGCCGTTCAGCCCGCGCGAGCTGATGGCGCGCATCAAGGCGATCCTGCGGCGCAGCAGCGCCGGCGTCACAGCCCCGCGCGCGCTGGCGATCGACGAAGCGGCGCGCCGCGCCGTCATCCATGGCCAGGCGCTCGAGCTCACGCCGAGCGAATTCGCCATCCTCGCCGCACTGGCCCGGCGCCCGGGCCAGGCCTTGTCGCGCGCCCAGCTGCTCGACGCCGCGCGCGCCGACAGCCTCGAGGCCACCGACCGTGCGATCGACAGCCATATCAAGAACCTGCGCCGCAAGATCGAGGCCGCAGCGCCCGGGCTCGATGCGATCGGCTCGGTCTACGGACTGGGCTACCGCTGCGAACTCTAG
- a CDS encoding oxidoreductase-like domain-containing protein: MSTPPANRPAPPVQPEPEDCCRSGCTPCVFDLYDEALERYQQALAIWEAAEAPPLPSRPSS, translated from the coding sequence ATGTCCACGCCCCCTGCCAACCGGCCCGCGCCGCCGGTCCAACCCGAACCCGAAGACTGCTGCCGCAGCGGCTGCACCCCTTGCGTGTTCGACCTGTACGACGAGGCGCTGGAACGCTACCAGCAGGCGCTGGCCATCTGGGAAGCGGCCGAGGCGCCGCCGCTGCCCTCCCGCCCGTCTTCCTGA
- a CDS encoding CHRD domain-containing protein — protein MKKVISALALTVSAMTVAPASQAQEVYRAVSSGPGEAVPVASPGYSIATFDIAGNILTADIPFSDLVSPTAAAHLHCCTTEPMAGTAGVAIDLFDFPLGVNSGTYSQSFDLLDPGIYSAAFLGAFGGTAAGASAAMLDALSSNQVYLNIHTSQYPVGEIRGFLVNSAVAPIPEPATWGMLGAGLAGLAILSRRRPALVKQA, from the coding sequence ATGAAAAAAGTGATCTCGGCTCTAGCGCTGACAGTGTCCGCCATGACGGTGGCGCCGGCCAGCCAGGCCCAGGAGGTTTACCGGGCCGTCTCGAGCGGCCCTGGCGAAGCGGTACCGGTCGCCTCGCCCGGCTACAGCATTGCCACCTTCGATATCGCCGGAAATATCCTTACCGCCGATATTCCATTTAGCGACCTGGTATCGCCGACCGCGGCCGCCCACCTGCACTGCTGCACCACGGAGCCCATGGCCGGGACGGCAGGCGTTGCCATCGATCTGTTCGATTTCCCGCTCGGCGTCAACTCCGGCACGTATAGCCAGAGCTTCGACCTGCTCGACCCTGGCATCTATAGCGCCGCCTTCCTTGGCGCCTTTGGCGGAACCGCAGCCGGCGCCAGCGCGGCGATGCTTGACGCGCTCAGTAGCAACCAGGTCTACCTCAATATCCACACGTCGCAATATCCTGTTGGCGAGATCCGCGGCTTCCTGGTCAATAGCGCGGTGGCGCCGATCCCGGAACCGGCCACCTGGGGGATGCTGGGCGCGGGCCTGGCGGGCCTGGCGATCCTGTCGCGCCGGCGTCCGGCGCTGGTCAAGCAAGCCTAG
- the gluQRS gene encoding tRNA glutamyl-Q(34) synthetase GluQRS, translated as MATNLRGYVGRFAPSPTGPLHAGSLVAALASYLDARAHHGSWLVRIEDIDEGRSVRGAAEGILALLDALGMHADGEIVWQSRRQQLYQQAAEDIAAHTYPCGCNRREIADSRLGVAPDGAAIYPGTCRYGLAEGRAMRSLRLRVPDPGHDVIGFTDRFAGEVIQRLGPDSGDFVLKRADGYWAYQLAVVVDDALQGVTDVVRGADLLDSTPRQIFLQRVLGVPTPRYLHVPVVRNALGEKLSKQTGALAVAPGDESAAVAALLEAARFLELPLEQPASLEAFWRAAIPAWSQLLASRGARLA; from the coding sequence GTGGCGACTAATTTGCGTGGCTATGTCGGCCGCTTCGCGCCATCGCCGACCGGTCCCTTGCACGCCGGTTCGCTGGTGGCGGCGCTGGCAAGTTACCTCGACGCCCGGGCCCACCACGGCAGCTGGCTGGTGCGCATCGAAGACATCGACGAGGGCCGCAGCGTGCGTGGCGCGGCCGAGGGCATCCTGGCCTTGCTCGATGCGCTCGGCATGCATGCCGACGGCGAGATCGTCTGGCAAAGCCGGCGCCAGCAGCTTTACCAGCAGGCCGCCGAGGATATCGCCGCACACACCTACCCGTGCGGCTGCAACCGGCGCGAGATCGCCGATTCGCGCCTTGGCGTCGCCCCGGACGGCGCAGCGATCTACCCCGGCACCTGCCGCTACGGCCTGGCCGAGGGTCGCGCCATGCGCAGCCTGCGCCTGCGTGTGCCAGACCCGGGCCACGACGTGATCGGCTTTACCGACCGCTTCGCCGGCGAGGTCATTCAGCGCCTCGGGCCTGATTCGGGTGACTTCGTGCTCAAACGCGCCGACGGATACTGGGCCTATCAGCTGGCGGTGGTGGTGGACGATGCATTGCAGGGCGTGACCGATGTCGTGCGCGGCGCAGACCTGCTCGATTCGACGCCGCGCCAGATTTTTCTGCAGCGCGTACTGGGCGTGCCCACGCCGCGCTACCTGCATGTGCCGGTGGTGCGCAATGCGCTCGGTGAAAAGCTCTCGAAGCAGACCGGCGCGCTGGCGGTAGCGCCGGGGGACGAGTCGGCGGCGGTGGCAGCGCTGCTGGAAGCGGCACGCTTCCTCGAGCTGCCGCTCGAACAGCCGGCATCGCTCGAGGCCTTCTGGCGTGCGGCGATACCGGCCTGGAGCCAGTTACTGGCGTCTCGCGGCGCTAGGCTTGCTTGA
- a CDS encoding nuclear transport factor 2 family protein, which yields MKRLLAAVVLFLGLTGLAHAAADAALTQQVNAFIDEWHDDAANARLAYFDKMAKDGVYIGTDRTELWVRDDFKSWAKKFFERKSAWSFKATRRNVYASHDKSVIWFDELLDTPNMGPCMASGVLRKTAQGFEIVHYQLSMAVPNAVAGQVTRLIGAQSKN from the coding sequence ATGAAACGCTTGCTTGCCGCCGTTGTCCTGTTCCTGGGCCTGACCGGCCTGGCCCATGCGGCGGCCGACGCCGCCCTGACCCAACAGGTCAATGCCTTCATCGACGAGTGGCATGACGATGCCGCCAATGCGCGCCTGGCCTATTTCGACAAGATGGCGAAGGATGGCGTCTACATCGGCACCGACCGCACCGAACTGTGGGTGCGCGACGATTTCAAGTCCTGGGCGAAAAAGTTCTTCGAGCGCAAGTCGGCCTGGAGCTTCAAGGCCACGCGCCGTAACGTCTATGCCTCGCACGATAAATCGGTGATCTGGTTCGACGAACTGCTCGACACCCCGAACATGGGGCCTTGCATGGCCAGCGGCGTACTGCGCAAGACGGCGCAGGGCTTCGAGATCGTGCATTACCAGCTGTCGATGGCGGTGCCGAACGCGGTGGCGGGGCAGGTCACCAGGCTCATTGGCGCACAGTCGAAGAATTGA
- a CDS encoding ATP-binding protein produces MDTVSTGQCETERLAVLDAYGILDTPPEKAFDDVVLLLSQLLNAPIAAVNMLAQTRQWFKAEVGLNTREMPLDNSICKFTLLENELMVVPDARQDSRFSCNPLVTGEPGLRFYAGELLKAEDGTPLGTLCVLDTTPRPQGLTAHERFILKTLAQQVMSQIELRKALREQRELLERQRAIQAELELERDQSQRLLHGMDEAFVFVDRDFRVQQINAGGLKFETRGAADIVGLSLWEAWPGLEDLSMARQYRHAMQEHVPVNFEEKYVFPDGRNYWIEIRAFPTGDGLAIFYRDITERKQAEDALRASRQHALEIARQAENERRRLDALLQAVPVGIIVADAGGAVIQVNAENRKIWGNHPISDSIDAYREWKGWWADGSDRHGQPLTQDDWAMSRALAGEAAPRQIIETQSFDDPRQRRILLNSGAPIRNDAGAIIGAVVAQMDITDRIRAEENLRQADQKKDEFLAMLAHELRNPLAPISAAAAILSMRPGDEPTVVRTSAIIGRQAKHMSSLIDDLLDVSRVTRGKVELDNVALDLRDVIADAIEQVRPLIEKHAHRLVLRLPPAPSTVLGDRKRLVQVMTNLLSNAAKYTPDGGNIEVLLESGRDTLGIRVSDDGIGMTPELTASAFDLFSQGTRGLDRSQGGLGIGLALVRSLLQLHGGQVAVHSMGPSMGSTFDITLPRLASPAPELAPEGGPLAAPEQPDRLRIALVDDNDDAAMMLSMYLQSCGHQVSVYACAEHALAGLPAYQPDVCLLDIGLPGMNGFELAHALRADPATAGAMLVAITGYAQERDRQDAAAAGFDDLFAKPVDLALLADALARAARRAALT; encoded by the coding sequence ATGGATACAGTTTCAACAGGCCAGTGCGAGACCGAGCGTCTTGCCGTGCTCGATGCGTATGGCATCCTCGATACGCCACCAGAGAAGGCCTTCGATGACGTTGTACTGCTGCTCAGCCAACTGCTCAATGCGCCGATTGCCGCTGTCAACATGCTGGCGCAGACGCGGCAGTGGTTCAAGGCCGAGGTCGGCCTGAACACGCGGGAGATGCCGCTCGACAATTCCATCTGTAAATTTACCTTGCTCGAGAACGAGCTGATGGTCGTGCCCGATGCCCGCCAGGATAGCCGCTTCAGCTGCAATCCGCTGGTCACCGGCGAGCCTGGCCTGCGCTTTTACGCGGGCGAATTGCTCAAGGCCGAAGACGGTACACCGCTTGGCACCTTGTGCGTCCTCGACACCACGCCGCGTCCCCAGGGCTTAACGGCGCACGAGCGGTTCATCCTCAAGACCCTGGCCCAGCAAGTGATGAGCCAGATCGAATTGCGCAAGGCCTTGCGCGAACAGCGCGAACTGCTGGAGCGGCAGCGTGCGATCCAGGCGGAGCTGGAACTGGAACGCGACCAGAGCCAGCGTTTGCTGCACGGCATGGACGAGGCTTTCGTTTTCGTCGACCGCGATTTCCGGGTACAGCAAATCAATGCCGGCGGCCTGAAGTTCGAAACCCGCGGCGCCGCCGACATCGTCGGACTGTCGCTCTGGGAGGCCTGGCCTGGCCTGGAAGACCTGTCCATGGCGCGGCAATACCGGCATGCCATGCAAGAGCACGTACCGGTGAACTTCGAAGAAAAATATGTGTTCCCGGATGGTCGCAACTACTGGATCGAGATCCGCGCCTTTCCAACCGGCGACGGGCTGGCTATTTTCTACCGCGACATTACCGAACGCAAGCAGGCCGAAGACGCGCTGCGCGCAAGCCGGCAGCATGCACTGGAGATCGCGCGCCAGGCCGAGAACGAGCGGCGGCGCCTCGATGCGCTGCTGCAAGCCGTGCCGGTCGGGATCATCGTGGCCGATGCGGGCGGTGCCGTCATCCAGGTCAACGCCGAAAACCGCAAGATCTGGGGCAACCACCCGATCTCTGACAGCATCGACGCCTATCGTGAATGGAAGGGCTGGTGGGCCGATGGCTCCGACCGGCATGGACAGCCGCTCACGCAGGACGACTGGGCCATGAGCCGCGCGCTGGCTGGCGAAGCGGCGCCACGCCAGATCATCGAGACGCAATCCTTTGACGACCCCAGGCAGCGGCGCATCCTGCTCAATTCGGGCGCGCCGATCCGCAACGACGCCGGGGCGATCATCGGGGCCGTGGTGGCGCAAATGGACATCACCGACCGCATCCGCGCAGAAGAAAACTTGCGCCAGGCCGACCAGAAGAAGGACGAATTCCTGGCGATGCTGGCCCACGAGCTGCGCAACCCGCTGGCACCGATCTCGGCCGCCGCCGCGATCCTGTCCATGCGCCCGGGCGACGAGCCCACCGTGGTACGCACCAGCGCCATCATTGGACGGCAGGCGAAACACATGAGCAGCCTGATCGACGACCTGCTGGACGTGTCGCGCGTCACCCGGGGCAAGGTCGAGCTCGACAACGTCGCGCTCGACCTGCGCGACGTGATCGCCGATGCGATCGAGCAGGTACGGCCATTGATCGAGAAGCATGCGCACCGGCTCGTGCTGCGCCTGCCGCCAGCGCCGTCGACCGTCCTGGGCGACCGCAAGCGGTTGGTGCAGGTCATGACCAACCTGTTGAGCAATGCAGCCAAATACACGCCCGACGGCGGCAACATCGAGGTCCTGCTCGAATCGGGCCGGGACACCCTCGGCATCCGGGTCAGCGACGACGGCATCGGCATGACGCCGGAACTCACCGCCAGCGCCTTCGACCTGTTTTCGCAGGGCACGCGTGGACTCGACCGCAGCCAGGGCGGCCTCGGCATCGGCCTGGCACTGGTGCGCAGCCTGTTGCAGCTGCACGGTGGACAGGTAGCGGTGCACAGCATGGGGCCCAGCATGGGCAGCACCTTCGACATCACCCTGCCCCGCCTGGCCAGCCCGGCCCCGGAGCTGGCGCCGGAGGGCGGCCCGCTGGCAGCGCCAGAGCAGCCTGACCGGCTGCGCATCGCGCTGGTGGACGACAACGACGACGCTGCCATGATGCTGTCCATGTACCTGCAATCGTGCGGACACCAGGTCTCGGTGTATGCCTGCGCCGAGCACGCACTGGCCGGGCTGCCGGCCTACCAGCCGGATGTCTGCCTGCTCGACATCGGCCTGCCCGGCATGAACGGTTTCGAACTGGCCCACGCCCTGCGCGCCGACCCCGCCACGGCCGGCGCCATGCTCGTCGCGATCACCGGCTATGCCCAGGAACGCGACCGGCAAGACGCGGCAGCGGCCGGCTTCGACGACCTGTTCGCCAAGCCGGTCGACCTGGCCCTGCTGGCCGACGCACTGGCCCGGGCTGCGCGCCGGGCCGCACTGACATAA
- the gltA gene encoding citrate synthase encodes MNISDTKATLSFSDGSPSVDMPIYKGTIGPDVIDIRKLYGQTGKFTYDPGFMSTAACNSSITYIDGDKGELLYRGYPIEQLAENCDFLETCFLLLNGELPNEAQKTKFSDTVTKHTMIHEQMQFFFRGFRRDAHPMSVLVGTVGALASFYHDSLDINDPQQREISAIRLIAKLPTLVAMAYKYTVGQPFMYPRNDLSYSANFMYMMFANPCEEYKVNDVLVRALDRILILHADHEQNASTSTVRLAGSSGANPFACIAAGIACLWGPAHGGANEAALTMLKEIGSVENIPAFIEKVKDKNSGVKLMGFGHRVYKNFDPRAKLMRETCHEVLAELGLQEDPLFKLAMELERIALEDEYFVSRKLYPNVDFYSGIVQSALGIPVSLFTGIFAMARTIGWIAQWNEMIADPEQKIGRPRQLFVGAQVRDVPGIDQR; translated from the coding sequence ATGAATATCTCTGATACCAAAGCCACCCTGTCGTTCTCCGACGGCAGCCCGTCGGTCGACATGCCGATCTACAAGGGCACGATCGGTCCGGATGTCATCGACATCCGCAAGCTGTACGGCCAGACCGGCAAGTTCACCTACGACCCTGGCTTCATGTCGACCGCGGCATGCAACTCGAGCATCACCTATATCGACGGCGACAAGGGCGAGCTGCTGTATCGCGGCTACCCGATCGAGCAGTTGGCCGAGAACTGCGACTTCCTGGAAACCTGCTTCCTGCTGCTCAACGGCGAACTGCCGAACGAAGCGCAGAAGACCAAGTTCAGCGACACCGTGACCAAGCACACGATGATCCACGAGCAGATGCAGTTCTTCTTCCGCGGCTTCCGCCGCGACGCGCACCCGATGTCGGTGCTGGTCGGTACCGTCGGGGCCCTGGCTTCGTTCTACCACGACTCGCTCGACATCAACGATCCGCAGCAGCGCGAGATCTCGGCGATCCGCCTGATCGCCAAGCTGCCGACCCTGGTCGCGATGGCCTACAAGTACACCGTCGGCCAGCCCTTCATGTACCCACGCAACGACCTGTCGTACAGCGCCAACTTCATGTACATGATGTTCGCCAATCCGTGCGAAGAGTACAAGGTCAACGACGTGCTGGTGCGCGCCCTGGACCGTATCCTGATCCTGCACGCCGACCACGAGCAGAACGCCTCGACCTCGACCGTCCGCCTGGCCGGTTCGTCGGGCGCCAATCCGTTCGCCTGTATCGCTGCCGGCATCGCCTGCCTGTGGGGCCCTGCCCACGGCGGCGCCAACGAAGCGGCACTGACCATGCTGAAAGAAATCGGTTCGGTCGAGAACATCCCGGCCTTTATCGAGAAGGTCAAGGACAAGAACTCGGGCGTCAAGCTGATGGGCTTTGGTCACCGCGTGTACAAGAACTTCGACCCGCGTGCGAAACTGATGCGCGAGACCTGCCACGAAGTCCTGGCCGAGCTGGGCCTGCAGGAAGACCCGCTGTTCAAGCTGGCGATGGAACTCGAGCGCATCGCACTCGAAGACGAATACTTCGTCTCGCGCAAGCTCTACCCGAACGTCGACTTCTACTCGGGCATCGTGCAGTCGGCACTGGGCATCCCGGTCTCGCTGTTCACCGGTATCTTCGCAATGGCCCGCACCATCGGCTGGATCGCCCAGTGGAACGAAATGATCGCCGATCCAGAGCAGAAGATCGGCCGTCCACGCCAGCTCTTCGTCGGTGCGCAGGTACGCGACGTGCCGGGTATCGACCAGCGTTGA
- a CDS encoding succinate dehydrogenase assembly factor 2, whose translation MKTHQSDPANRARLRWRSRRGLLENDLILTRFLDAHEAELSDEDVDALTRLLDLADNPLLDLILARTEPEGDIDLPHVRALLSRLRQA comes from the coding sequence GTGAAAACGCATCAATCCGATCCTGCCAACCGTGCCCGCCTGCGCTGGCGCTCGCGTCGCGGCTTGCTCGAGAACGATTTGATCCTCACGCGCTTTCTCGACGCGCACGAAGCCGAACTGAGCGACGAGGACGTCGATGCGCTGACCCGCCTGCTGGACCTGGCGGACAATCCGCTGCTCGACCTGATCCTGGCGCGCACCGAGCCCGAGGGCGACATCGACCTGCCGCATGTGCGCGCCTTGCTGTCGCGCCTGCGGCAAGCCTAG
- a CDS encoding succinate dehydrogenase iron-sulfur subunit: protein MARTVQLKIYRYDPDKDAKPYMQDVTVELQDTDKMLLDALQRIKSDVDDSLALRRSCREGVCGSDAMNINGKNGLACTTNLNELTQPIVLRPLPGLPVIRDLIVDMTNFFKQYNSIKPFLINDSIRPEKERLQSPEEREELDGLYECILCACCSTSCPSFWWNPDKFVGPAGLLQAYRFIADSRDEATNERLDNLEDPYRLFRCHSIMNCTDVCPKGLNPNKAIGKIKELLVRRAI from the coding sequence ATGGCACGCACTGTCCAACTGAAGATCTACCGCTACGATCCTGACAAGGATGCGAAGCCTTACATGCAAGACGTCACCGTCGAGCTGCAAGACACCGACAAGATGCTGCTCGACGCGCTCCAGCGCATCAAGTCCGACGTCGACGACTCGCTCGCGCTGCGCCGTTCGTGCCGCGAAGGCGTGTGCGGCTCCGACGCAATGAACATCAACGGCAAGAACGGCCTGGCCTGCACCACCAACCTGAACGAGCTGACCCAGCCGATCGTGTTGCGCCCGCTGCCTGGCCTGCCGGTCATCCGCGACCTGATCGTCGACATGACCAACTTCTTCAAGCAGTACAACTCGATCAAGCCGTTCCTGATCAACGACTCGATCCGCCCGGAGAAGGAACGCCTGCAGTCGCCGGAAGAGCGCGAAGAGCTCGACGGCCTGTACGAGTGCATCTTGTGCGCCTGCTGCTCGACTTCGTGCCCGTCGTTCTGGTGGAATCCGGACAAGTTCGTCGGTCCGGCCGGCCTGCTGCAGGCCTACCGCTTCATTGCCGATTCGCGCGACGAAGCCACCAACGAGCGCCTGGACAACCTGGAAGACCCGTACCGCCTGTTCCGCTGCCATTCGATCATGAATTGCACGGACGTGTGCCCGAAGGGCCTGAATCCGAACAAGGCAATCGGCAAGATCAAGGAATTGCTGGTTCGCCGGGCGATTTGA